Part of the Coriobacteriaceae bacterium genome is shown below.
GCTCGGCGATAGCGGTGCCCTGCTTCTCAAACGTCATCGTGGCATCAAACGACACAGTGCTGTCGACCGGCTGTTGGGTTTCGAAAGTCGCCGTCTCCCCGGCAACATCCGCAGGCGAAGGCTGCGGCGCCTCGAAAGACGTCGTGGCGTCGGCAACATCAACAGATACCGGCTGCTCGGCGTCGTTTTGCTCAAATTCCTGTGCCGCGCGCTCGCGCTCGGCCTCGGCCGCCTGTTGCTGGGCTGCAGCCTCGCGCTCGGCTGCCTCGCGGGCAGCGGCGCGCTTTTCCTCAAAGTCGTCAACGAGTTTCTTGCCCTTTTCGAATGCCCCCTTAAAGAAATGGGAGGCGCTGGCACCGATCGAAGAAAACGCGGAAGCGATATCGGCATGGGGCGTCGTCACCGGAAGCTCGGCAGAAAAATCGGTGTCGCTCTCGTAGGACACACGCTGCGGATACGCATCGTAGTCGTCCTCGGTATTATCGAGCTCCTCGGGCGCCGGGGCAGGCGCCATGACGTCCAGACCGGCTGCGGAATCGATAGCAGTCTCCGCATCGGCTTCCGTCTCGACGGCATTGGCCTCATCGGGCTGCGCAGCCACGACCGGATCGGGCTGGGGCGCGGGCTCGAACGTCGGCTCCTCGCCCTCTTCGTAATCGAGCGTACAGGACTCGGGAAGCATTCCCAGGGCACGGATGGCATCCGAGCCAAACCGGATGTTGCCGGCGGCATTGCGATAAAGCTTGGGCTCGGGCTCGGCCTGCTCGGCCGCGGCAGGCTCCTCTGCCGACTCGGCAGCGGACTCGTCTGCAACGGGCTCCTCGGCCGGAATATCTTGGACCTGGGACTCGGGTGCAATGACGCCAATCAGGGTCTCGTCGGCAGAAGCACCTTCGAATCCATCGATTTGCTCATCAAAAGCCTCGCCCTGCTCACCCTCGGGAGCGACCGGCTGGCCATACTCATCCTCGGTATAGGCAGGCTCTTCGTACTCGATGGTATTGCCGTAATCGTTTTGCTGCTGGGCCGCGGCGTACTCGGCTGCCGCGCGCGCCATCTCCTCGGCGCGACGCTTCTGCTCGCCAAAATACGTGTCAAACGGAATATCGTCAGGGAACTCGTTCTCACCCTGATAGGGGGCGACGTTATCCATGACACCCAGCATGGCGGCAACAGAGGACTTGTTGCAAACCGAGCCGGACGTGTAGGGAAGGACAAAACGATTGGAAATGATATTGGCGGCATTGGCGAGCGCCACGAGGGAGGCAAGGATCGCGACAATCCACAGCAGGACCTTCAACGCGCCGGGAAGCGGCAAGATGCGCAGGATGGCAATAGCCGCGGGAGCAATCGTGGCAATCGGGAGCAATTTGGCGATCAGCGCTCGGTACGGCGCATAGGGCTCGCGAGCGAGCAGTTCGGCGCGCGGGGAGTCATAGTGCGCGACGACGACAACCGGGCGATTGCGCGGAGAGGCAAGCGGGCCCGACGCCTTGTGGTAGGCGATGACGTTTTGGCTCACGCCCGTCTTGCCCAGGCGCGAGATCACGGGACGCCCGGTTCTCTCGAGCACATAGAGCACGGCTCCGACAATGGCCAACAGGGTGCCGACTAAGCCGATACCGCCACCGATGCCCATAAGCAGGGCACCGGCGAATGCCAGAATGCCCGTAACGGCAAACGCCATCCTGCTCGGCGCGGGAGCATTAAACTCCTGCACCTCGGGATCAAAGCCGTGGTTGCGGAAAATTTGAGCGATATCTTCGGCAGCCAAGCGCTCTTCTTCGCTGCACGCCGGCGTGATGCCAGTGTTCTGCAACAGGTGGTTAATATAGTTCTGGGTGTTCGCCATATGCGCTCCACATCCATAATCCGACAAATAGGCCCAATGTATGCACATTAGAACCGTATATAGTCGAAAGTATACCCCGAGCGGGCGCAAACGGCCGAATTCTGGGCATCTTAACGCCCCAAGCGGACAAGGATATAGCCTAATCTCCATATCGGACTAAAATCATGGCATCAAACACCTTCCCATGCGAGGATTCTATGACGGCAAGCGATACAACCGTAACGAATAAAAATGGGGTGCCGGAACCCGGTTTCGACAAGACCGCCCAGCGCATCCTCAATCTGTTCTTTGTCCTCAACAGCTCTCCCGAGCCATTGACCACAGAGCAAATTGTCCTGGATTCCGATCTTGGCTATGGGTCGGGCAATATCGACTCGGACAAGCGCAAGTTTCGCCGCGATCGCGAAAAACTCCTCGAACGCGGAATCACGATCAAGGAAGTTCGCGCAGCAGGCGCCCAAGAAACCGAAGAAAGCGCGTGGACCATCGATCGCGAGCACACGTTTGCGGCCGGTGGCCTCATCACCGCAGACGACGCGGACATCTTGCTCGACGCTATCGACCAGACCCTTGCGACCGGTTCGGCCGCGTTTGCCACGCCGCTTGCAGACATACGCTCCAAGATCGCCTACCTCACCGGCGCATCGACCGCAGAAGAGCCTCCCGCCCGTCGCTTACCCGCCGTCGATGCGGTGTGGAGCGCTTTCGCCGAACGCTGCGCACTGCGCTTTTTGTATCAAAACGGGCACGGGGAGCAAAAAGAGCGCACCGTCTGCGTATACGGCATGTTTGAGCACGAGGGTGTGGCGTATTTTTGCGGACTCGACAACGCCACCGATGAAATCAGGACGTTTCGCTGCGACCGTATCGTTCGCGCATGGCGCCCCTCGAAGGCCTACTCCATCCCCGCCGACTTTAACCTGAACGATCGCCTGTTCTTCGAGTTTGATTTTGCCGATTGCAAGCCCGTTATGGCGACCTTTTCGTTTGCCCCACAAGCCCAGGCCGACATGGTCAGCGGCCTAACGCGCGGTCGCGGGGAGCTCACGCACACCGAAGAGGGTTGGACCTGGACCGTCGGCGTGCGCGACCTTAATGCCGCTGCCTCGTTTTGTATGGAGCACGCCATGGACGGCATGAGACCCGTTGCCCCCGATGCACTTAAACTGGCGTGGAACCACCTCATCGAAAGGACGGTGCACGAGCATGCCCGTGCGTAAACTCACCAGCGAGCAAAGGCTCTCGCGTGCGATTGACATCATGGAGGCCCTCTACGCTGCCGGTGAGACCGGTATGACACGAGGGGATATCTGCAGCCGTTTTGATATCACGGGTGCGGCGCTCGACGAAATTATCGATATCGTCTCGACCCTCGCTGACCGTGAGTCGGGCGCACGCATCATCTGCGAGCGCCACGGCGAGTGCATCATCCTGACAGGCGATGCGGGGCGTGTGCTGCCCTTGCGCCTAAGTGCCGCCGAAGGTGCCGTGCTCAACCACGAACTCGAATCGATGGGAATCGACTCTCGGGCAGCAGAGCGTATCCGACACGCCCTCCTACCCGAGAAACTCGGCTACAACCAGCGCGTCGTCGATACCGTTGCCCGAGGATCGCACTGGCAACAGCTGAACTGCGCGATTCAAGACGGCGTTCGATGCCGCATCATCTACCGTTCGATGGACGACACACGGCCGCGTGAGCGTCTCATCGACCCCCTGCGCATCGCGACGCATGGCGACCAAACCTATCTGATTGCCTGGGATGTCGAAGTCGACGAGCAGCGCTCCTACCGCATGGACAAAATCGAAGGCCTTACCCTTACCGACGATTCCGTGGAGCGCCACGCGCCCGCGTCCTTGTCCCTCCACGAATCCCTTTCCCAAGCGGAGCAGAGCGCAAAACTCCTCATGCCGCTCGACATGGCAGAGCGCCTAGACTGGGCCGGCATCATGTCGATTGAGCCAAACGGGGCAGACATGGCGACGGTGACCGTGCGTTATGGGTCAGAGCATTGGCTGTTCTGCCAGGTAATCGCAGCGGGCGGAGCCATCCGCATACTGGATGACCCCGCCCAGGCATTGCGTCTATGCGATATGGCGAAGAGCCTGACCTGCCCGCTTTAACGGCGTCGCTCGTGGCGTGCACGCCACAGCTGCAAATAATGACCGATCTGTGCCGACTCGATACGCTGGTAGGAAGTCGTGGGCAGCGACGTCAAGAACTTCTTGCCGTAGCCCTTTGTCACCAAGCGCGGATCTGCCAAGATGAGCACACCGCAATCAGTCGACGAGCGGATGAGACGGCCGGCGGCTTGCTTGACTTCGAGCACCGCCTCGGGCAGCGAGTAGCGCGCCCAGGCGCGGTCTTCGCGCAGGTTGCGCTCACACGAAAGAGGATCCGTGGGGCTCGAGAACGGCAGCTTGGGGATAATGACGCAACGCAGTGTCTCGCCGCTGGCGTCAAAGCCCTCCCAAAAGGCCTTGAGCGCAAAGAGCGATGAGGTCGGCTCGTTGATAAACCGATCGCGCAGGCGACGCGGGGACGAGTTGCGCTGCTGGCAATTGAGCTCCAGGCCCGCTCGCGCCAATTTGGGCTCGACACGGGCATACAGGTCCTCCATGTCGCGCCTGTTAGTGAAGAGCGTGAGCACCGATCCACCCATGGCGAGATGGGCATCGACCAGCACACGCTCGAGCGCCGACAGATAGTGCTCGCGATCGCGCGGATCGGGAATGTCCCCCGCCACGACCACGGCCATATTCGAGTCAAAGTCATAGCTCGAATCCAGGTGCAGCGATGAGGATGTCGACTCACCGATGCGATCGAGGCCGACAGCATGGTTGAAATGCTCAAAGCTCTTGGACACCGTCATGGTCGCCGAAGCGAAGATGGCCGTGTGCACTTCGGGCAGCCACTCGTTCGCCAAGGCCTCGCCGATATCGATGCGCTCGGCGGTCATAGACTCCCCGCCCGCGCGCAGCCGACGGTTCACCTGCAGCGAGTACACATAGTGCTCATCCGTACCCTCAATGATGAGTTTGAGGTTCTCGTCCAGCTCGTGCAGACGGCGCGAAATGTCGCCTAGGTCGA
Proteins encoded:
- a CDS encoding M28 family peptidase; the protein is MANTQNYINHLLQNTGITPACSEEERLAAEDIAQIFRNHGFDPEVQEFNAPAPSRMAFAVTGILAFAGALLMGIGGGIGLVGTLLAIVGAVLYVLERTGRPVISRLGKTGVSQNVIAYHKASGPLASPRNRPVVVVAHYDSPRAELLAREPYAPYRALIAKLLPIATIAPAAIAILRILPLPGALKVLLWIVAILASLVALANAANIISNRFVLPYTSGSVCNKSSVAAMLGVMDNVAPYQGENEFPDDIPFDTYFGEQKRRAEEMARAAAEYAAAQQQNDYGNTIEYEEPAYTEDEYGQPVAPEGEQGEAFDEQIDGFEGASADETLIGVIAPESQVQDIPAEEPVADESAAESAEEPAAAEQAEPEPKLYRNAAGNIRFGSDAIRALGMLPESCTLDYEEGEEPTFEPAPQPDPVVAAQPDEANAVETEADAETAIDSAAGLDVMAPAPAPEELDNTEDDYDAYPQRVSYESDTDFSAELPVTTPHADIASAFSSIGASASHFFKGAFEKGKKLVDDFEEKRAAAREAAEREAAAQQQAAEAERERAAQEFEQNDAEQPVSVDVADATTSFEAPQPSPADVAGETATFETQQPVDSTVSFDATMTFEKQGTAIAEPLSAPVEDEPAAPDTVEDQSVAEQVAADSSEQEPEPVAPEAPQADESRPYSTQIFTMPAPSDPGATVANAAPSQAETVDALMAQISSQASPRPNMNVPDPASAPAPMPSASPLASVPDPSMPSMQQANVASRTSLFDLPDPSAQVNDPFATAQGPEPTSAPVVPPMPVTSDVQPLETISAPAAPAAKPQKRGLGGLFGRKKKNEQDSMSDWLGVEDDYDAKKSGRGIGSWDNFEDDDDGWKGGAASSDGASAEDMLAAVASMGDDELLGHDIWFVATGASDCDGAGMKEFLAAHRDKLRGVFFINLESIGAGRLSVVTVEGEQQLLKGDRRIMNLVNKVCKSFHVDCGAFEMPYAKTDAYAALEASRRALTIAGVDGPRLACAHTEDDLPCNVNPTNIATVSEVVTEVIRRS
- a CDS encoding WYL domain-containing protein; the encoded protein is MPEPGFDKTAQRILNLFFVLNSSPEPLTTEQIVLDSDLGYGSGNIDSDKRKFRRDREKLLERGITIKEVRAAGAQETEESAWTIDREHTFAAGGLITADDADILLDAIDQTLATGSAAFATPLADIRSKIAYLTGASTAEEPPARRLPAVDAVWSAFAERCALRFLYQNGHGEQKERTVCVYGMFEHEGVAYFCGLDNATDEIRTFRCDRIVRAWRPSKAYSIPADFNLNDRLFFEFDFADCKPVMATFSFAPQAQADMVSGLTRGRGELTHTEEGWTWTVGVRDLNAAASFCMEHAMDGMRPVAPDALKLAWNHLIERTVHEHARA
- a CDS encoding WYL domain-containing protein codes for the protein MPVRKLTSEQRLSRAIDIMEALYAAGETGMTRGDICSRFDITGAALDEIIDIVSTLADRESGARIICERHGECIILTGDAGRVLPLRLSAAEGAVLNHELESMGIDSRAAERIRHALLPEKLGYNQRVVDTVARGSHWQQLNCAIQDGVRCRIIYRSMDDTRPRERLIDPLRIATHGDQTYLIAWDVEVDEQRSYRMDKIEGLTLTDDSVERHAPASLSLHESLSQAEQSAKLLMPLDMAERLDWAGIMSIEPNGADMATVTVRYGSEHWLFCQVIAAGGAIRILDDPAQALRLCDMAKSLTCPL